The proteins below are encoded in one region of Myxococcales bacterium:
- a CDS encoding aminoacyl-tRNA deacylase, which produces MATSHPVTLAVRALRRHEVDFVPHVFPYQAKGGTRHSAKVLGVDEHVVVKTLIFQDDSGRPLCVLMHGDREVSTKNLARQIGARSIAACAPEVAERHSGYLVGGTSPFGLKKPMPLYAERTVLELPRIFINGGARGFLVEISPNDLMRALTPRAVDAAVVQA; this is translated from the coding sequence ATGGCAACCTCGCACCCGGTGACGCTCGCCGTCCGCGCTCTCCGCCGCCACGAGGTCGACTTCGTCCCGCACGTCTTTCCGTATCAGGCCAAGGGTGGCACTCGGCACTCCGCCAAGGTGCTGGGCGTCGATGAGCACGTGGTGGTGAAGACACTGATCTTCCAGGACGACAGCGGTCGTCCGCTGTGTGTCTTGATGCACGGTGACCGCGAAGTCTCGACCAAGAACCTCGCGCGCCAGATCGGCGCGCGCAGCATCGCGGCCTGTGCACCCGAGGTTGCGGAGAGACATTCGGGTTACCTGGTCGGGGGTACGAGTCCATTCGGTCTAAAGAAACCGATGCCACTGTACGCCGAGCGGACCGTGCTCGAGTTGCCCCGCATCTTCATCAACGGCGGTGCCCGCGGCTTTCTGGTCGAGATCTCTCCGAATGACCTGATGCGCGCGCTCACACCCCGGGCGGTGGACGCTGCCGTCGTGCAAGCGTAA
- a CDS encoding TonB-dependent receptor produces MRSLELGLFAAVFWAAVAVAPAAFADDLADEADLRFQLGAEAYQRGDHREALHHFLASNRLVPNRNVVFNIARTYEKLRQYPEAYRYFTAALEGEKDSATRARIAAALAQIKSNVAVVEVETAPAGATLYVDRKDLGPRGESPRKLGLAPGNYKIIVEAPGYEPAETQVTDLQGGKTIKVKLALAQILGTVDVQGAAGALVRVDDERRTPRCTAPCRFELPPGAHTLFVGRPGFRTATVPVEVRARGIQVVRPDVQALMGEIVVSTDEPGALIEVDGRPVGFTPTIVRVQVGRHRIRIGLRGFRSVERDVVVLREKQARIDLTLTQSAEVIAASRSSQNVEDAPSSVTLIAGKELQVMAYPTIAEAIRGVRGVYLWDDRAYVSVGMRGVGRLGSYGNRVLVLVDGMPINDNWIGSSYIGYDARTDLEDLERIEVVRGPGSVLYGTNAFSGVINLVTRSRGVPSGGEVGASTNLDGVARGRARASLNLGSDAGGWLSIAAARSNGRDFFFPEYVATTAPEVAGNARGVDGFRAGTFTGRAWWKSLSAAWSFHDHDKQLPTGQYGTLLDDARTHQRDTRLFFESTLEPKLGRQVSLFSRAHFNHYRFVGEYARDPVDGGVERDTFRGSWVGLEQRAVIEATSGLRLTVGAEGQLHYQVDQVASDDAGPFLDESGSSGRPFQIGAGYLLLDATLSPAVRISGGARFDAYSTFGSSLNPRVALLLRPYSAGNLRLSGGKAFRAPSVYELYYNDGGATQIASPGLEPESVYSFDIEHTHRFSPTVTGSASVFGNYVSSLIDQTGGGTPADPISYVNRQTPLVSLGVEAELKREWRQGWMLGTSYTYQRATVLAGESVDDLVSLRQDPGVRRVSNTPEHLGAIKGAVPILGRDVTLASRLSIEGPRYDRYETVGDPEPQHRGKGFAVWDLVFSGYESHFGLRWAAGVYNAFDWRYALPLSPEFSQRKITQNGRTFLFSSDVTF; encoded by the coding sequence ATGAGATCGCTCGAGCTCGGGCTGTTCGCGGCGGTCTTTTGGGCAGCCGTTGCGGTTGCTCCGGCTGCCTTCGCCGACGACCTGGCCGACGAGGCGGATCTGCGTTTTCAGCTGGGCGCAGAGGCCTACCAGCGCGGCGACCATCGCGAGGCGCTGCATCACTTCTTGGCATCGAATCGCCTCGTGCCCAATCGCAACGTCGTCTTCAACATCGCGCGGACCTACGAGAAACTGCGCCAGTATCCCGAGGCTTATCGTTATTTCACGGCGGCCCTCGAGGGCGAGAAAGACTCGGCGACGCGCGCGCGGATCGCGGCGGCGTTGGCGCAGATCAAGTCGAACGTTGCCGTCGTCGAGGTGGAGACAGCGCCCGCGGGTGCCACCCTGTACGTCGACCGAAAAGATCTGGGGCCGCGCGGCGAGAGCCCCCGGAAGCTCGGCCTTGCTCCGGGCAACTACAAGATCATCGTCGAGGCGCCGGGCTACGAGCCGGCGGAGACCCAGGTTACCGATCTCCAGGGCGGCAAGACCATCAAGGTGAAGCTGGCCCTCGCGCAGATCCTCGGCACCGTCGACGTGCAGGGGGCGGCGGGGGCTCTGGTTCGAGTGGACGACGAGCGTCGAACGCCTCGCTGCACGGCCCCGTGTCGCTTCGAGCTCCCACCGGGCGCCCACACCTTGTTCGTCGGTCGGCCGGGTTTTCGCACCGCCACGGTGCCCGTCGAAGTGCGGGCGCGCGGCATCCAGGTGGTTCGGCCAGACGTGCAAGCGCTGATGGGTGAGATCGTGGTCAGCACGGACGAGCCGGGTGCGCTGATCGAGGTTGACGGCAGACCCGTCGGGTTCACCCCGACCATCGTCCGGGTTCAGGTTGGTCGGCACCGGATCCGGATCGGCCTCCGAGGGTTTCGCAGCGTCGAACGCGACGTGGTCGTGCTGCGGGAGAAACAGGCTCGCATCGACCTGACGCTGACCCAGTCGGCGGAGGTCATCGCGGCGTCGCGCTCTTCGCAGAACGTGGAAGACGCCCCCAGCTCGGTGACGCTGATCGCGGGCAAAGAGCTGCAGGTGATGGCCTACCCGACGATCGCCGAAGCCATTCGTGGTGTGCGAGGTGTCTACTTGTGGGACGACCGCGCCTACGTCTCCGTCGGGATGCGCGGCGTCGGGCGCCTCGGCAGCTACGGCAACCGTGTGCTGGTGCTCGTCGATGGGATGCCGATCAACGACAACTGGATCGGGTCGTCGTACATTGGCTACGACGCACGCACAGACCTGGAGGATCTCGAGCGCATCGAGGTCGTGCGAGGTCCGGGCTCCGTGCTGTATGGCACCAACGCGTTCTCCGGAGTCATCAACCTGGTGACACGCTCGCGCGGTGTGCCTTCTGGCGGCGAGGTCGGCGCGTCCACCAACCTGGACGGGGTCGCGCGTGGGCGGGCGCGGGCGAGCTTGAACCTGGGGAGCGACGCTGGAGGTTGGCTCAGCATCGCCGCGGCGCGCTCGAACGGGCGGGACTTCTTCTTCCCCGAGTACGTCGCGACGACCGCGCCCGAGGTGGCGGGCAACGCTCGCGGCGTCGACGGCTTTCGTGCGGGCACCTTCACCGGGCGTGCGTGGTGGAAGAGCTTGAGCGCCGCCTGGTCGTTCCATGACCATGACAAGCAGCTGCCCACCGGGCAGTACGGCACGCTGCTCGACGACGCCCGCACGCATCAGCGGGACACTCGGCTGTTCTTCGAGTCCACGCTGGAGCCTAAGCTCGGCCGGCAGGTCTCGCTCTTCTCACGCGCCCACTTCAACCACTACCGCTTCGTCGGCGAGTACGCCCGCGATCCGGTCGACGGCGGTGTCGAACGGGACACGTTCCGAGGATCCTGGGTGGGGCTGGAACAACGGGCCGTGATCGAAGCGACCTCCGGACTGCGGCTGACCGTCGGTGCCGAAGGGCAGCTCCACTATCAGGTCGACCAGGTTGCGAGCGATGACGCGGGGCCGTTCCTGGACGAATCCGGCTCGAGCGGTCGGCCCTTCCAGATTGGCGCCGGTTACCTGCTTCTGGACGCGACCCTCTCGCCGGCGGTGCGTATCTCCGGCGGCGCCCGTTTCGACGCGTATTCGACCTTCGGCAGCTCGCTGAACCCGCGGGTCGCGCTCTTGCTCAGACCGTACTCGGCGGGGAACCTCAGGCTCAGCGGCGGCAAGGCGTTCCGCGCACCGAGTGTGTACGAGCTCTATTACAACGACGGCGGCGCCACCCAGATCGCGAGCCCGGGCCTGGAGCCGGAGAGTGTGTACTCGTTCGACATCGAGCACACCCATCGTTTCAGCCCCACCGTCACCGGCAGCGCATCGGTGTTTGGCAACTACGTGAGCTCGCTGATCGACCAGACCGGCGGGGGCACGCCGGCTGACCCGATCTCCTACGTCAACCGCCAGACGCCGCTCGTGTCCCTGGGCGTCGAAGCGGAGCTCAAGCGCGAGTGGCGCCAAGGCTGGATGCTCGGCACGAGTTACACCTATCAGCGGGCGACCGTGCTCGCTGGCGAGTCCGTGGACGACCTCGTCAGCCTGCGTCAGGACCCTGGCGTTCGGCGAGTGTCCAACACTCCAGAACACCTCGGCGCGATCAAGGGTGCCGTGCCAATCCTGGGCCGCGACGTGACGCTCGCGTCGCGCCTCTCGATCGAGGGCCCGCGCTACGATCGCTACGAGACCGTCGGTGATCCCGAGCCGCAACATCGGGGGAAGGGTTTCGCTGTCTGGGACCTCGTCTTTTCCGGGTACGAGTCCCACTTCGGGCTGCGCTGGGCGGCCGGTGTCTACAACGCCTTCGACTGGCGCTACGCGCTGCCGCTGTCGCCGGAGTTCAGTCAGCGCAAAATCACTCAGAACGGCCGGACGTTTCTGTTCTCGAGCGACGTGACGTTCTGA
- a CDS encoding serine/threonine protein kinase has protein sequence MAASKKPFPPGMPIAEGEVIAGKYRVEGLVAVGGMGVVVSATHLQLGQQVAIKVLLPVEADDETQAIPRFLREARAAAGLKSEHVVRIYDVDTLSSGLPYMVMELLTGQDLRRVVKTRGPVPTEEAVDYVLQAADAIGEAHESGIVHRDLKPSNLFLAQRNDGRPWVKVLDFGISKASHDPALDAALTTSRVMIGSPMYMSPEQVRDAKSVDGRSDIWSLGVILHELLTGRSAFKGESLPAICAAIAADPPASLRAARPDISPELEAIITCCLQKDPARRYQTVDELRAALQPFLGEYSATLWGAGSEPGRQPGSTSRRRAPRAPASARLPLGSSDSIDVDAKLVSTVLTPDPSRGASPSAKWQHSAPEERTLQFSDVATTAASAKDRAGEAAALASAAVPPARRRGGVLLVVGLMLVAVMVGFALLTRRAPADTSKLADTSRAEPGSFSLTLESNPSGADVTEGDRVLGRTPLSFSIERQTVAGKPRVFSLQLSEYERYEVSQGDAAADVKVRAELVRRSVPAGASAVAGVPPSAAPSPRARERATGKTSLPNPPSTAAKPGTDIRLTR, from the coding sequence GTGGCTGCGTCCAAGAAACCCTTTCCGCCGGGCATGCCCATCGCCGAAGGCGAGGTGATCGCGGGCAAGTATCGCGTCGAGGGGCTGGTCGCGGTCGGTGGCATGGGTGTCGTCGTGTCCGCCACCCATCTGCAGCTGGGTCAGCAGGTGGCCATCAAGGTGCTCTTGCCGGTCGAAGCCGACGACGAGACCCAGGCCATTCCACGCTTTTTGCGCGAGGCGCGCGCCGCGGCGGGGCTCAAGAGCGAGCACGTCGTCAGGATCTACGATGTCGACACGCTGAGCTCCGGTCTGCCCTACATGGTGATGGAGCTGCTGACCGGGCAAGACCTGCGACGCGTCGTGAAGACTCGGGGCCCGGTCCCGACCGAAGAAGCAGTGGACTACGTGCTCCAGGCGGCCGATGCCATCGGGGAGGCGCACGAGAGCGGGATCGTGCACCGCGATCTGAAACCGTCGAATCTCTTCTTGGCCCAGCGCAACGATGGCCGGCCCTGGGTCAAGGTGCTGGATTTCGGCATCTCCAAGGCTTCACACGATCCGGCGCTCGACGCTGCGCTCACCACCTCGCGGGTGATGATCGGCTCGCCCATGTACATGTCACCGGAGCAGGTCCGCGATGCAAAGAGTGTGGATGGGCGCTCCGACATCTGGTCCCTCGGTGTCATCCTGCACGAGCTGCTGACCGGACGTTCGGCGTTCAAGGGCGAGTCCTTGCCGGCGATCTGCGCGGCCATTGCCGCGGATCCGCCGGCCTCGTTGCGAGCGGCTCGCCCCGACATTTCGCCGGAGCTCGAGGCCATCATCACGTGTTGCCTCCAGAAAGATCCGGCGCGGCGCTACCAGACCGTCGATGAGCTGAGGGCCGCGCTGCAGCCGTTTCTCGGCGAGTACTCGGCGACGCTGTGGGGCGCGGGGAGCGAGCCCGGGCGACAGCCGGGCAGCACCTCCCGGCGGCGCGCCCCGCGCGCCCCCGCCTCGGCCCGCCTGCCCCTCGGCTCCAGCGATTCGATCGACGTCGATGCCAAGCTCGTCAGCACCGTCTTGACTCCGGATCCTTCGCGTGGAGCGTCGCCCTCGGCCAAGTGGCAGCACTCCGCTCCGGAAGAGCGCACCCTTCAGTTCAGTGACGTCGCCACGACGGCGGCGTCGGCCAAGGACCGCGCGGGCGAAGCGGCCGCGCTCGCCTCGGCGGCAGTGCCACCGGCGCGGCGTCGCGGCGGGGTTCTGCTCGTCGTGGGGCTGATGCTGGTAGCGGTGATGGTCGGCTTTGCCCTGCTGACGCGCCGCGCTCCAGCAGACACCAGCAAGCTCGCAGACACCTCTCGCGCCGAGCCCGGGAGTTTTTCTCTCACGTTGGAGTCGAACCCGAGCGGTGCCGACGTCACCGAAGGCGACCGCGTGCTCGGGCGGACGCCGTTGTCGTTTTCGATCGAGCGCCAGACCGTGGCCGGTAAACCCCGGGTGTTCAGCCTTCAGCTCTCCGAATACGAACGCTACGAGGTCAGCCAGGGTGATGCGGCAGCGGACGTGAAGGTGCGAGCGGAGCTCGTGCGCCGTAGCGTGCCCGCCGGGGCGTCAGCGGTCGCAGGGGTGCCGCCGAGCGCAGCCCCGTCGCCCCGAGCCCGCGAGCGCGCGACCGGCAAGACCTCTCTGCCCAATCCTCCCTCCACCGCAGCCAAGCCCGGCACCGATATCCGGCTCACTCGCTGA
- a CDS encoding MBL fold metallo-hydrolase, translated as MRVTFYGVRGSVPAPGPTTARYGGNTSCVEVVIGDGTTLVLDAGTGLRALGTKLLETGRHEAVHLLLSHTHWDHVLGLPFFAPLWRKDSKIAVYPLPTDAQERFQRTIFDDIHFPVSVNDIPAKVEFIKPEQEPWRIGSARVRRIALNHPGNSQGFRIDDDGGASVVYLTDNELIRGEAGEAALEALARFSENADLVIHDSQYLDSDMPDKYGWGHSVIDDVLTLGVRAEARRLALFHHDPSRTDDDLDAIKARSAAWLAQHGPETEVCVAIEGQTVDLAKS; from the coding sequence ATGCGGGTGACCTTCTACGGGGTTCGGGGCTCGGTGCCGGCGCCCGGACCGACCACGGCGCGCTACGGCGGCAACACCTCGTGCGTCGAAGTGGTCATCGGGGACGGCACCACGCTGGTCCTGGACGCCGGCACGGGACTGCGGGCGCTCGGTACCAAGCTGCTCGAGACCGGACGCCACGAGGCCGTGCACCTGCTCCTCTCACACACCCACTGGGATCACGTGCTCGGCCTGCCCTTCTTTGCCCCACTCTGGCGCAAGGACTCGAAGATTGCCGTCTACCCGCTGCCGACGGACGCGCAGGAGCGCTTTCAACGCACCATCTTCGACGACATCCACTTTCCGGTGAGCGTCAACGACATCCCGGCCAAGGTGGAGTTCATCAAACCCGAGCAAGAACCATGGCGCATTGGCTCGGCACGCGTGCGGCGCATCGCCCTGAATCACCCGGGCAACTCCCAGGGCTTCCGTATCGACGACGACGGGGGAGCGTCGGTCGTCTACCTGACTGACAACGAGCTCATCCGCGGCGAAGCGGGCGAAGCCGCCCTCGAGGCGCTCGCGCGCTTCTCGGAGAACGCCGACCTCGTGATCCACGACTCGCAGTACCTCGACTCGGACATGCCGGATAAATACGGCTGGGGACACTCCGTCATCGACGACGTGCTGACGCTAGGTGTCCGCGCCGAGGCCCGCCGGTTGGCGCTCTTTCACCACGACCCAAGCCGCACGGACGACGACCTGGACGCGATCAAGGCGCGCTCCGCCGCATGGCTGGCCCAACACGGCCCCGAGACCGAGGTCTGCGTCGCAATCGAAGGCCAGACCGTCGACTTGGCCAAGAGCTGA